The following are from one region of the Camelus dromedarius isolate mCamDro1 chromosome 34, mCamDro1.pat, whole genome shotgun sequence genome:
- the LOC105094483 gene encoding olfactory receptor 8B8, with protein sequence MAPGNGSFVTEFILLGLTDQPDLQLPLFFLFLVMYMVSVLGNLGLMTLIGLSSHLHTPMYFFLFNLSFVDFCYSSVFTPKMLTDFLSKKNVISYMGCMTQFYFFCFFVVSECYVLTSMAYDRYVAICRPLLYNIAMSPAVCSRLVLGSYLMAFFDTMTLTGCLLRLTFCDANTINHYFCDILPLLQLSCTGTYVSELVVFIVGGINIIFPSLTISVSYGLILSSILRISSREGRSKAFSTCSSHVVAVFLFFGSGAFMYLKPSSARSVDEGKISSVFYTNVVPMINPFIYSLRNKDVKIALRKTLERRKF encoded by the coding sequence ATGGCTCCTGGAAATGGTTCTTTTGTGACTGAATTCATTCTGTTGGGTTTAACAGACCAACCAGATCTCCAGCTCCCCTTGTTCTTCCTGTTCCTAGTAATGTATATGGTCAGCGTGTTGGGAAATTTGGGCTTAATGACTCTCATTGGGCTTAGTTCACACCtacacacccccatgtactttttcctcttCAACTTGTCCTTTGTAGACTTCTGTTATTCTTCAGTATTTACTCCAAAAATGCTGACGGATTTCTTATCAAAGAAGAATGTTATCTCTTACATGGGGTGCATGACTCAGTtctactttttctgtttttttgtcgTTTCTGAATGCTATGTCCTGACATCAATGGCCTACGatcgctatgtggccatctgtcGCCCACTGTTGTATAACATTGCCATGTCCCCTGCAGTGTGTTCTAGGCTTGTGCTTGGTTCATACTTGATGGCATTTTTTGATACCATGACGCTCACTGGATGTCTGCTGAGACTGACCTTCTGTGATGCAAATACCATCAACCATTATTTTTGTGACATCCTCCCTCTACTCCAGCTCTCCTGCACAGGCACCTATGTCAGTGAGCTGGTGGTTTTCATTGTGGGAGGCATCAACATAATTTTTCCCAGTCTCACCATCTCTGTCTCGTATGGTCTCATCCTGTCCAGCATCCTCCGCATCAGTTCCAGGGAGGGCAGGTCCAAAGCCTTCAGTACCTGCAGCTCTCACGTAGttgctgtttttctgttctttggatCGGGTGCATTTATGTATCTTAAACCATCTTCTGCTAGGTCTGTGGATGAGGGGAAAATCTCTTCTGTCTTCTACACGAATGTGGTTCCCATGATTAACCCCTTCATCTACAGTTTGCGGAACAAAGATGTTAAAATTGCTCTGAGAAAAACCCTGGAGAGGAGAAAATTTTGA
- the LOC105094482 gene encoding olfactory receptor 143, translated as MEDNSSVTEFILMGLTDQPELQLPLFFLFLVNCVITVLGNLSLINLICLNVHLHTPMYFFLFNLSFIDLCYSFVFTPKMLMSFTSERNIISFRGCMTQLFFFCFFVNSECYVLTAMAYDRYVAICKPLMYTITMSPQVCSLLMSGSYVMGFAGAVVHTGCMIRLIFCDSNIINHYMCDIFPLLQLSCSSTYINELVVSVVVGTLIIVSSLIIFISYALILFSILHIPSVKGWSKAFSTCGSHIITVGLFYGFGLLTYIKPSSAGSVGQGKFFSVFYTNVVPMLNPLIYSLRNKDVKIAVKKTLKRITN; from the coding sequence ATGGAAGATAACTCCTCTGTGACCGAGTTTATCCTTATGGGATTGACAGACCAACCTGAACTCCAACTGCccctgtttttcctgtttttggtGAACTGCGTGATCACTGTGTTGGGCAATCTGAGCTTGATTAATCTAATTTGTCTAAACGTGCACcttcacacccccatgtacttcttcctcttCAACCTGTCCTTTATTGATCTCTGTTACTCATTTGTGTTTACCCCCAAAATGCTAATGAGCTTTACTTCAGAGAGGAATATTATCTCCTTTAGAGGATGCATGACTCAgctctttttcttctgcttttttgtCAACTCTGAGTGCTATGTCTTGACAGCCATGGCCTATGATCGTTACGTGGCCATCTGTAAGCCCCTGATGTACACAATTACCATGTCCCCTCAGGTCTGTTCTCTGCTGATGTCTGGTTCATATGTGATGGGGTTTGCTGGTGCCGTGGTCCACACAGGGTGTATGATCAGGttgatcttttgtgattccaacaTCATCAACCATTACATGTGTGACatcttccccctcctccagctgtCCTGTAGCAGCACCTATATCAACGAGCTTGTGGTTTCTGTTGTTGTGGGCACACTTATTATAGTATCTAGCctcattatctttatttcttatgctttgattcttttcagtatcctTCATATACCATCAGTTAAAGGTTGGTCCAAAGCCTTTAGCACCTGTGGCTCCCACATAATAACAGTTGGTCTCTTCTATGGTTTTGGGCTGCTCACTTACATCAAGCCATCATCTGCTGGGTCTGTAgggcaggggaaatttttctcagtgttttacaCCAATGTGGTGCCCATGCTGAACCCTCTCATTTATAGCCTCAGGAACAAAGATGTCAAGATTGCTGTGAAGAAAACCCTGAAGAGAATTACAAACTGA
- the LOC105094521 gene encoding olfactory receptor 8B3, with protein sequence MLARNDSLVTEFILAGLTDRPELQQPLFCLFLMIYIVTLVGNLGLIILIGLNSHLHTPMYYFLFNLSFVDLCYSSVFTPKMLMNFVSMKNIISYVGCMTQLFFFLFFVISECYMLTSMAYDRYVAICNPLLYKVTMSRRVCVVLSLAAYVMGFAGASAHTGCMLRLTFCNVNIINHYLCDILPLLQLSCTSTYVNELVVLIVVSINIAVPSVTILVSYIFILTSILHIRSAQGRSKAFSTCSSHVIALSILYGSAAFMYLKCSSPGSMEQGKVSSVFYTHTGPMLNPLIYSLRNKDVKVALRKSLFKIQRRSMS encoded by the coding sequence ATGCTGGCTAGAAATGACTCCTTAGTGACTGAATTTATTCTTGCCGGGTTAACAGACCGTCCAGAGCTCCAGCAACCCCTCTTTTGCTTGTTTCTGATGATCTACATTGTCACCTTGGTGGGCAATCTTGGCTTGATCATTCTTATTGGTCTGAATTctcacctccacacccccatgtactaTTTCCTCTTCAACTTGTCCTTCGTTGATCTCTGTTACTCATCTGTTTTCACCCCCAAGATGCTGATGAACTTTGTGTCCATGAAGAATATCATCTCCTATGTCGGGTGCATGACtcagctgtttttctttctcttttttgtcatCTCTGAATGTTATATGTTGACCTCAATGGCCTATGatcgctatgtggccatctgtaaTCCGTTGCTGTATAAGGTCACCATGTCCCGTCGGGTCTGTGTGGTGCTGTCTCTGGCTGCATATGTGATGGGATTTGCCGGAGCCTCTGCCCACACCGGGTGCATGCTCAGACTAACCTTCTGCAATGTTAATATCATCAACCATTACTTGTGTGAcatcctcccactcctccagCTCTCTTGCACCAGCACTTATGTCAACGAGTTAGTAGTTCTTATTGTGGTAAGTATTAATATTGCGGTACCCAGTGTCACCATCCTGGTTTCTTACATCTTCATCCTCACTAGCATTCTTCACATCAGATCTGCTCAAGGAAGATCGAAAGCCTTCAGTACCTGTAGCTCCCACGTCATTGCTCTTTCTATTTTATATGGGTCAGCAGCATTCATGTATCTTAAATGTTCTTCTCCTGGATCTATGGAGCagggaaaagtttcttctgttttctataCTCATACGGGACCCATGCTCAATCCCCTGATCTACAGTTTGAGGAACAAGGATGTCAAGGTTGCACTTAGGAAATCCCTGTTTAAAATCCAGAGGAGAAGCATGTCCTAA
- the LOC105094484 gene encoding olfactory receptor 8B3 has translation MAPGNGSFVTEFILVGLTDQPDLQLPLFFLFLVMYMVTVLGNLGLIILIGLNSHLHTPMYFFLFNLSFIDLCYSSVFTPKMLINFISKKNIISHTGCMTQLYFFSFFGISECYVLTAMAYDRYVAICHPLMYNISMSPKVCSSIMLGSHLLASSGAMALPGCMLRLAFCDASTINHYFCDIFPLLQLSCTSTYTPELVASIIARIDVTVPSITILVTYGFILSNILHISSRSKAFSTCSSHITAVSLFFGAIAFMYLKPSSSVSMDEGKISSVFYTNTVPLLNPLIYSLRNKDVKLAPRKILSRKTF, from the coding sequence ATGGCTCCTGGAAATGGCTCTTTCGTGACTGAATTCATTTTGGTGGGATTAACAGACCAACCAGATCTCCAGCTCCCTCTGTTCTTCCTGTTTCTAGTAATGTATATGGTCACTGTGTTGGGAAATTTGGGCTTGATAATCCTAATTGGGCTGAATTCacacctccacacccccatgtactttttcctctttaatttgtCCTTCATCGATCTCTGTTATTCTTCTGTATTCACACCCAAAATGCTGATTAACTTCATATCAAAGAAGAATATTATCTCCCACACGGGGTGCATGACCCAGCtttactttttcagtttttttggtaTCTCTGAGTGCTATGTGCTGACAGCAATGGCTTATGATCGGTATGTGGCCATCTGTCACCCACTTATGTACAACATTTCCATGTCTCCTAAAGTGTGTTCCAGCATTATGCTTGGTTCACACCTCCTGGCATCTTCTGGTGCCATGGCTCTCCCTGGATGCATGCTAAGATTGGCTTTCTGTGATGCAAGTACCATCAACCACTACTTCTGTGACATTttccctctgctccagctctCCTGCACCAGCACCTATACCCCCGAGCTGGTAGCTTCCATTATAGCCAGAATCGATGTCACTGTGCCCAGTATCACCATACTTGTCACTTATGGTTTCATCCTCTCCAACATCCTCCATATCAGCTCCAGGTCCAAAGCCTTCAGTACCTGCAGTTCCCATATAACTgctgtttctctcttctttggaGCAATTGCATTTATGTATCTCAAACCATCTTCTTCTGTGTCTATGGATGAAGGAAAAATCTCTTCTGTCTTTTACACCAATACGGTTCCCTTGCTGAACCCCCTAATTTACAGCTTGAGGAACAAAGACGTAAAACTTGCTCCGAGGAAAATCCTGAGTAGGAAAACGTTTTGA